aacagttatctttcgactcggctttggccacagcccttaaagatttgaagctaaaattcaacttgaaagataaacaaaggacgggactgaagtgtttcattgagaagaaagacgtatttggacttatgccgacgggatatggcaaatccttaatataccagttggctccgcagctccgctggttgggaagctaatgggacttagccacaatccgctggtgctctcggaactacgtcagcctattcgttgcgttgattggttgtatacctacccaattgctgcagagggatttgatagacaaccttttagcccacctccctccctgtcgagcttccctagacccttgtgccgtcagaaacatgggtgtagcatggctaggctatttAATTGCACCTTTATCAGTTCCCTAATTCGGGGCACACCGGTAACACTCCAGCCTGATACGTGGCAGTAATGCACCTAAGAACAGAAACGTCGGGCCAACGTGACAGCTCGGTCTCactctttctcttttattacgaGAACTGTTActcaaaaagtatttctgaaagcatttgaggcaaaCAATAAGCTGCTGAGTCTGTCCTCGTTTCAGTTCaacgacggctagtttagatgtttgacgaAAGTTTCGCGATGCGTCAGACCTTCGCTCGCTGCATTTGCATAAATTAAGCTACTTTATGCTAATGAGCTATGGGGCAACGCACCATACGTTTAGCTACGACAATCCTGGTACTGGCAAACGGTGTAGccttttcaagacattgaaagtgcttgaatttacaaaaaatcttaaaatgttgaatataatcgctataattgcactttgagtttgcagtaatctccGAATGTCACAGactgatgaaaaatgcagataaatgcaaatgaaagaaacatttttattgtttaagttcacgtataagtctattcattgattcagtcgtcaaccaacatttatttgaactgaaaaactttgcttattgtgttaAATATTGCTGTTTGAAATGCAATTAATTAACTACAACATCTGTAGTTAattagatacattttttaaaatcgcGTCCGTTGCTActtttgtgacacattttaccTCAGTGAACAAAAAAACGTGCAGCAATTTGAATATTCCATTTGTGATAATATTTCAGTTGTTCATTtataacacacatgcacacacacaaactaaaaGTCCTTTTTTCTCGGTTTGTTCCCAATAGCCACGCTTGTAGCAGACCTCCCCCCTGTTGCCACCGTGACCTCAACTGTTGCTGTGTCTCCAGTCACTGTGGTGACTGTTTCCACGGTGCCATCTCCTGTTACGGCAGTGCAGACCGTGCCGCTGCTGCCGGCAGCCCTGCCTCACAGCGTGGCCCAGCCCACCGCAGCCATACCTGCCTTCCCCCCTGTCATGGTGCCACCTTTCAGGGTGCCTTTGCCAGGCATGCACATCCCTCTGCCAGGTGAGAAAGCCACAATAATAGGAAGAGATTTAGTCCTGTTTTGCAATAAATACTGCAATCAGCTATATTGCAGGTTTGTTTGTTAGCGTCATCCAGGCaaatttttactgtgttttgtccATATATCGTGCTGCTGGTGTTGCTCTGTGGCTCTCTTTTATGACAGCCTACTGTCCACAGTTTTTCGTCTATATACAGGTCATAATTACAGTTGGATTTTTTTAGGGTTGGCAAAGCACATGGATTTCTCAGAGCCCAACTCTCACTTTCTCTttcccaaacagcagcagtgcacaaaacatttctaaatcATTTGTAGCCAGTTGTGACTTTCGCTGgttaaaatgaatgttttgtgACAACCAAGATTGAGTTTACTGTCTTTGTGGAAACTCATtttgatgtaattttaaaaaagcttgtTCAGGTTCCTactgttattgtgttttttttaatggagtGTATGACAGAATTAGAATCAGTCAGGGTTAAGTCGCAGTTAGGCGGTTTCTCAGCTGACAAATATCAGACAATGAGCTTTCTGATTGTCTCATCTTATGGTGTTGTAATGCATTCACTTTTTCTGATatgctttttaacatttcccTTTCTTTTCTTGTCATCATACCTGTTAAAGTAGTCATACCAGCCTCAAAGTAAATCTCAGGTCAGACTGTGATGTGCCCTCTGCTCATTTCTAACACCTTTTAAAGTATTTTGGGCGTGTGTTTGTCTGAGtggggccacacacacacaaactctgaCACACCATGGTAGCTGATGTCCAGTGTCCTGCCGTGCTCAACCACATGCTTGCTTGTCCGTTGTTCTTGCAGGTGTAGCAATGATGCAGATAGTAGGTGCACCCTGTGTAAAGGCAGGCCCCAGCGCCAACGGTAAACACCCAACCGCTCGCCTCTCAGACCTACAGTAGATGGCATGGTAGTGAATGATGTCTACATGCGTCATATGGTGTACATGGGGACCCTGGAGCAGTGGCATGGTGTTGAATGCTGTGAACATGATCCATCCGGTGTACAGTGGTGAAGTTTCTTCCATTCCAGCAGACAGAAGCAGAATATGCAGCTTGACTGTGATTGTACCTCACATGGTCGCTCAGCTCTGTTAACTGCAGGTTAAACTGTTTCAATACCAGCATattttttaagatgttttaCTGGACAACTTAgtctccaccacctccaaaCATACAACAATAATATTGCCTGTTTCAGTCATCTGAGTATTTAGCTTTCACTGAATAATAGATGTACTTTGTTTTCGCGTTGTCATCTGAAACTGGAAGGCCGTGCGTCAGActcacagtttatttttttgagtttACTGTGAATAGCAAATGAAAGGACACTAAATCACCATCCAAATAGTGAGATTGAACATTGTTGTTGGTTGTCATTTGTAGACGTGCGTTAGGTGAGGTTACATCAGTTGGGAGAGAGACCGTCTCTGTTAGGACAGCCCCATTAATGCTGTCGTCTGGTTGTGCTTTAGTTGTGTTACAGGTAGGGCTACATGTTGTGGTCATGTGGTTGTCTTCTGTTGTGGCATGGTTGTGTGTTTGGTcactgctttgtttgtttgtgtatgtggCCTGTGTTTGTTGTCAAACTGTTGTCTTCTTCAAGGCATCTTTAGAGCAGTTACTtccacaaaataataataattttcattttattttttaattcactCATCTAATAATCTACTCTGCTCGATGACCAGACAGAATACTGCCTGTGGAGCTCTCCTTCTTGCGTCTGGTTTTTCTAATACGTGTTTTTGATCACAAATGGGCAACCTGGGAAATGACATCTCATGCATCGATGTAGAAACTAATGCCAGCGTAGTCCATTGCAGCCATTAGTGGCTCAGACAGAAAGATGATTCTTAACCAAACGTCGTccgtctctctcctctcctacTAATGGCAGGCATGCTTCCTGGTATGGGCCCGCCTTTAGTTTCCATGATGCACCCCCAGCTGGCCCTCTCTGCGGCCCCTGCCTCCATGGCCGGATCTTTGCATCTCCCTGAGTGGTCAGAGTACAAAACAGCCGATGGGAAAACATACTACTACAACAACCGGACACTGGAGTCCACCTGGGAGAAACCACAGGCCCTTTTGGAGAAAGGTAGGAGCTGCTGCCTcagatcatatttttttttcgctTGTTGCGTTTTGGGTCGACCTTTCAGTTACCTTATAATCTGTGCCTGTGTGTCCTTTTTCTTTGCCTGTTTatagaaaaagaagcagaaaaggtCAAGGAGCGTCTGGCTCAGGAGGAAGCTGAGGCAATGGAGATGGAGGACGAGGAGAACAAAACGGATAACATTAATAATGAGAAGGAGGTACATGAAGATTAGAATCATCCATTTGAGCAACAAAGCAAAAACTTGCATATAAGACATGTACATCAGCCAGTATCGATAGTTACTGatcatattaaatatttaaagcttTAATTTAACTGTGACTTTGAATTCAACCACTTTAGCCTCTTTGTGAATGTACAGCAGTAATTTAAATAAgataacaattaaaaaacacaaatttacacACATAAATAGAGATAAATAGTATAGAAGAGCCAAATCAAGTAAAAGGCCGTAGCATATGGAGTTCAGGCAAGACAGAGTGTCTATTGTGTGTACATATCCATATTATTTTATTGCCAGGTCCTAACTTTACAGCTTAAAACCAAAATATGCTACATTtcatttgtcattgtgtttataGTATAATGGATTCAAATTAATCTTTGGAAAATGAAGGAGATGGGAATCAATTTCTGTTTCTCTTATTGCCAAGGAGCCTAAAGAAGAAGAGATGACGGAGGAGGAAAAAGCAGCTCAGAAAGCCAGGCCCGTAGCCACAAACCCGATCCCCGGCACGCCATGGTACCAACCTCACATCACAACACAAACTCTCTTCGACACTCCACTTCAGGACAGTACATCTATGGCTtccttgtttttccttttctcatttgtgtgtgtgtcgatTTGCGTCAGGTGTGTGGTTTGGACGGGCGATGACCGCGTGTTCTTCTACAACCCGACAACTCGGCTGTCCATGTGGGACCGGCCCGAGGAGCTGGTGGGTCGAGCTGACGTTGACAAGCACATCCAGGAGCCGCCACACAAGAGAGGCCTGGAGGACAGCAAGAAGACAGGTGAGGACGGACGCACTCAGCATATTTGATAATGAACTTAAACTTTGGATTACTGTGAATATTAAGATGACTTATAATCTCTGATCCAGATGTAAACAAAAATCGCTACGATGCTGCTAGCGCTCTTACGTTTTATACTGCAGAGGgtgtaatatttattttttgtctgtgtgttcattCACAGGTATTGGTAAAGAGGAGCCAGAATTATCCATTGCAACCGAAGAGAATCAGGATGAGGAGCCAACCAAAGCCAAAAAGAGAAAGCAAGTCTCTCATCATCCAATTCTATTATAGAAGAGACATTTTTGCAGTCAAAACTTTCTTGAACCTTTTCTTGTTATATTCTTACCTTTTAACTCCACTTCACCCTCACAGGAAGGAAGACGTGAAAGAGGCGGACACAGAGAAGGAAGCAGCAATGGAGGCTGAGCTCAGAGCTGCCAGAGAAAGAGCTATAGTGCCGCTAGAGGCCAGGATGACCCAGTTCAGAGAGATGCTGCTGGAGAGAGGGGTAACACCAATTTCACATCAGAATTACTGCCTGTTTTAGCACAATTTGTCAGAGAGCATCGAGTCATAATGAGCATTTATGTCTACCTAATTGTTTACCTTAATGAATCCTTCATAGTCAGTGCTGAGGTTTTATTATCGAGGATAGAACTATAGCATTTTACATAACAGCTTTCTCTGTTGATGGGAAGTTTCTTTCCACTGGGCATAGAAATGTTAAATCTTTTAATATTGTATATACAGTCACAGTGTAGCTTTGTGTCTAATGCCAGTGTCGTCTGTCCTTTGTGCAGGTGTCTGCATTCTCCACTTGGGACAAAGAGCTTCATAAGATTGTGTTTGACCCACGTTACCTTCTGCTCAACCCAAAAGAGAGGAAACAGGTTTGGTTTCTTTCCCTTTTCCTCAGTgtgttttcttattattttcgCCCTCACTCTTTCTCGCGGTATTTTGTCAAACAATAGCCATTTTGGAAATAATCCTTCAGTCGGAGTTTTATGGTCATGTCCTCTTCAGGTGTTTGATCAGTACGTGAAGACACGagcggaggaggagaggaaggagaagaagaacaagCTGATGCAGGCCAAAGATGAGTTCAGGAGGATGATGGAGGAGGCGAAGCTCACCCCCAGGTAAAGGCACAGCAGAGGGTAGTTAGTGATGAGGGCTGTGGAGGCCGTTATTGATGTTTGTCATAAACCTGCTGATATTTAGTAAGGCATATGAATACATAGCCAAACTACAAGGAAGCTTTCATTCTTAttcctgtacacacacacacacacacacacacacacacacacacacacacacacacacacacacacacacacacacacacacacacgagagagagagagtacaGAAGTTGTTATCAAGCAGTTATTTAAACTTCCTTTCTCAGTGATATTAAATGCTATGTTAAGgtaatgtgtatattttttttctacggGCACAGAATAGATGAGAGGATGATAATCTTGCTCTGTGAAAagtcaaatgttttgtttttcatctttgcaGGACAACCTTTAGTGAATTTGCAGTGAAGCACGGCCGAGATCCACGATTTAAGACCATCGAGAAGATGAAGGACAGGGAGGCCATTTTCATAGAATTCATCACTGCaatgaggaagagagagaaagaggactCCAAATCCAGAGGAGAGAAGGTACACATGACTCACACTTAAACATCCATTTACAGAACCTCTCTTTGAAACAAGAAGAGTGGAGCTTTAAAAGTCCCATAtggcaaaaatatttttgtgattgttATAAATTTAGaggtgaaaaataaaagccGTTAAGATGTTTGCTTTTTCAAGGTTCAATGGTTTTGGACAGGTTTGTAATTAAATATGAATTGTGTGTTTGGTCCCAGGTGAGGCAAGACTTTTTCGATCTCCTAAGTGAACAGCACATAGAGGGTGGTCAGCGGTGGAGCAAAGTGAAAGAGAGGCTAGAGACTGACCCACGATACAAGGCTGTGGAAAGCTCTGCGCTCAGAGAAGAACTGTTCAAACAGTTTATGGAAAAACAAGCCAAGGTAGGAAGAGCACTTTGAATGGAGCTTATTTACTTACATGATTGAGATGTCTGAGCTGTGTGAGAGCGTCCATGGTGTTTTTACTTTAATGTTCATGCAGTTTTAGGTATGGATATGATTAATAAATTCATGGCTTATTGATTGGATATGTACCTGATCCatctttttactgtattttgtatttttctgttagTATTTCTGAATTGTTGGcatgttttttacagttaagATGACTTCCTGCAATACAGCATTGGCCAGAATAAGAGAggattttttgcagtgtttacaTCAGGTATTCTTTCTGAGTGTAGGAAGTGTCTCTGTGTCATCTCCTATAGAATGTGGACATCGAGAAGGAGCGAGAGTTGGAGCGGCAGGCTCGTATTGAGGCCAgtctcagagagagagagcgggagGTGCAGAAGGCGCGATCAGAACAGACCAAAGAGATCGACCGAGAGAGGGAGCAGCACAAGAGGGAGGAGGCCATCCAACATTTCAAAGCTCTCATGTCTGATATGGTGAGACGCTCTTTCTCACATACAAAGATCATAGGGAAGTTTTTATTAAGTCCTAGTCTGTGTGAGTCAACAGTTTGTCTCTTAACTTTTTTCACAAGATTTGATAAGAAAAAAGTGAAGTATGATTCTGTCTATTCAGACAAGTTATATGACTGCATTCTGGATCAATGTGAGATTTCTGGCTTTATTTTTAACTGCTGTATTAAATCATCATATAGGAGGTTTTTGACAGAAGCACTGATCCCATTGAGCATTAACTAATTACATTTGCTCCACATTTAATCATTTACTGTTTATTCACTCCTCAGGTACGCTCTTCAGATGCAACGTGGTCAGACACCCGCCGTAACCTGCGAAAGGACCATCGTTGGGAGTCTGCGTCGCTgctggagagagaggagaaggagaagctgTTTAACGAACACGTGGAAGCACTggccaagaagaagaaagaacatTTCAGACAGCTGCTGGACGAGACCAGCATGGTGAGAAGCATGAACATGAGGCGAAAAAGTTGCCACTCAGCTTTAACGTGCAATTAATTTTGTTTATAACCTGGCTGGCTGCAATTCTTAATGTCTGAtctttttattgactttatCATTATTCTGACGATTCATATAAAAGGGTTAATGACaaattttttcatttgtgttgtaGATCACTTTGACAACTACATGGAAGGAGGTGAAGAAGGTCATCAAGGAAGATCCTCGCTGTATTAAATTCTCCTCCAGTGACAGAGTAAGACTTTTACTCACTGACCTCTCACCAGCtattttgtttatattataAAAGGATAAAATTAGTCACTTTATTGAATTTCCGttcggg
This genomic stretch from Acanthochromis polyacanthus isolate Apoly-LR-REF ecotype Palm Island chromosome 17, KAUST_Apoly_ChrSc, whole genome shotgun sequence harbors:
- the tcerg1b gene encoding transcription elongation regulator 1 isoform X1; translated protein: MADQAEIETIGFNDNRMAQQAVRFRGPAPAPAPAPAPAQTPVLRGPPPLLRPPPPPFGMMRGPPPRPPFARPPFDHNMPPIPPPGGMPPPIGPPHLQRPPFLPPPIGNLPPPPGMLFPPGMPPVPASGNPALNPAEEIWVENKTPEGKAYYYNARTRESSWSKPDGVKIIQQSELNPLLVGGAGAAGSGASAGVTAAASSNSVNTTASTAAAAASPTQASSTTPTRTLTSSPDSITTPSPSVTISATLVADLPPVATVTSTVAVSPVTVVTVSTVPSPVTAVQTVPLLPAALPHSVAQPTAAIPAFPPVMVPPFRVPLPGMHIPLPGVAMMQIVGAPCVKAGPSANGMLPGMGPPLVSMMHPQLALSAAPASMAGSLHLPEWSEYKTADGKTYYYNNRTLESTWEKPQALLEKEKEAEKVKERLAQEEAEAMEMEDEENKTDNINNEKEEPKEEEMTEEEKAAQKARPVATNPIPGTPWCVVWTGDDRVFFYNPTTRLSMWDRPEELVGRADVDKHIQEPPHKRGLEDSKKTGIGKEEPELSIATEENQDEEPTKAKKRKQEDVKEADTEKEAAMEAELRAARERAIVPLEARMTQFREMLLERGVSAFSTWDKELHKIVFDPRYLLLNPKERKQVFDQYVKTRAEEERKEKKNKLMQAKDEFRRMMEEAKLTPRTTFSEFAVKHGRDPRFKTIEKMKDREAIFIEFITAMRKREKEDSKSRGEKVRQDFFDLLSEQHIEGGQRWSKVKERLETDPRYKAVESSALREELFKQFMEKQAKNVDIEKERELERQARIEASLREREREVQKARSEQTKEIDREREQHKREEAIQHFKALMSDMVRSSDATWSDTRRNLRKDHRWESASLLEREEKEKLFNEHVEALAKKKKEHFRQLLDETSMITLTTTWKEVKKVIKEDPRCIKFSSSDRKRQREFEDYIKDKYITAKADFRTLLKETKFITYRSRKLIQESEQHLKDVEKILQNDKRYLVLECVPEERRKLIMFYIEDLDRRGPPPPPTASEPTRRSTK
- the tcerg1b gene encoding transcription elongation regulator 1 isoform X2, yielding MADQAEIETIGFNDNRMAQQAVRFRGPAPAPAPAPAPAQTPVLRGPPPLLRPPPPPFGMMRGPPPRPPFARPPFDHNMPPIPPPGGMPPPIGPPHLQRPPFLPPPIGNLPPPPGMLFPPGMPPVPASGNPALNPAEEIWVENKTPEGKAYYYNARTRESSWSKPDGVKIIQQSELNPLLVGGAGAAGSGASAGVTAAASSNSVNTTASTAAAAASPTQASSTTPTRTLTSSPDSITTPSPSVTISATLVADLPPVATVTSTVAVSPVTVVTVSTVPSPVTAVQTVPLLPAALPHSVAQPTAAIPAFPPVMVPPFRVPLPGMHIPLPGMLPGMGPPLVSMMHPQLALSAAPASMAGSLHLPEWSEYKTADGKTYYYNNRTLESTWEKPQALLEKEKEAEKVKERLAQEEAEAMEMEDEENKTDNINNEKEEPKEEEMTEEEKAAQKARPVATNPIPGTPWCVVWTGDDRVFFYNPTTRLSMWDRPEELVGRADVDKHIQEPPHKRGLEDSKKTGIGKEEPELSIATEENQDEEPTKAKKRKQEDVKEADTEKEAAMEAELRAARERAIVPLEARMTQFREMLLERGVSAFSTWDKELHKIVFDPRYLLLNPKERKQVFDQYVKTRAEEERKEKKNKLMQAKDEFRRMMEEAKLTPRTTFSEFAVKHGRDPRFKTIEKMKDREAIFIEFITAMRKREKEDSKSRGEKVRQDFFDLLSEQHIEGGQRWSKVKERLETDPRYKAVESSALREELFKQFMEKQAKNVDIEKERELERQARIEASLREREREVQKARSEQTKEIDREREQHKREEAIQHFKALMSDMVRSSDATWSDTRRNLRKDHRWESASLLEREEKEKLFNEHVEALAKKKKEHFRQLLDETSMITLTTTWKEVKKVIKEDPRCIKFSSSDRKRQREFEDYIKDKYITAKADFRTLLKETKFITYRSRKLIQESEQHLKDVEKILQNDKRYLVLECVPEERRKLIMFYIEDLDRRGPPPPPTASEPTRRSTK